A part of Candidatus Eremiobacteraceae bacterium genomic DNA contains:
- a CDS encoding GNAT family N-acetyltransferase encodes MSGHFGLRCGTDLLKACDGRGWNRALVDDLLIRPIELRELAAAAGLRERMTRELSATGSPPDNPGWHIAFERFYATRIADGSAATFVIADGDTLVAMASVYRLINHRSEIFAQPSAYISNVYVVPELRRRGFASRLTQACVAWARDQGCVVARLRSSQVGRPVYTALGFTQSDELELPLGTPPPAEPRR; translated from the coding sequence ATGTCCGGCCACTTTGGCCTGCGGTGCGGTACCGACCTCTTGAAAGCATGCGATGGCCGCGGGTGGAATCGCGCCCTCGTGGACGACCTGTTGATCCGGCCCATCGAACTCCGCGAGTTAGCCGCTGCGGCGGGTCTTCGCGAGCGCATGACGCGTGAGCTCTCCGCCACCGGCTCTCCCCCGGATAACCCGGGTTGGCACATCGCGTTCGAACGATTTTATGCCACCCGGATCGCGGACGGCTCGGCAGCGACCTTCGTGATCGCTGACGGAGACACGCTCGTCGCCATGGCATCGGTCTATCGACTCATCAATCACCGAAGCGAGATATTTGCGCAGCCGTCAGCGTATATCAGCAACGTCTACGTCGTTCCCGAGCTTCGCAGGCGAGGTTTTGCGAGCCGCTTGACGCAAGCGTGCGTGGCGTGGGCGCGAGACCAAGGTTGCGTGGTCGCCCGACTGAGGTCATCGCAAGTCGGTAGGCCGGTGTACACGGCTCTGGGGTTCACCCAGTCCGATGAGCTCGAGTTGCCGCTTGGGACACCGCCGCCGGCAGAACCGCGCCGTTAA